In Halogeometricum sp. S1BR25-6, a single genomic region encodes these proteins:
- a CDS encoding GNAT family N-acetyltransferase: MDLRDATTDDVAQIRSVAEQSMTSSYGHAIDEATIDEAVEEWYDADAVGDALEEEESVFVVAVDDGEVVGFVQAYVSTGQVVVGEIDWLHVLPEHRGEGIGTQLLKRVEQVLSDRGVDLIEGRVLTDNEAGADFYAEQGYEEASERTIGIGGEEFDEVEYVKRLGGEDEPALTEERTIEDGTTVYVAYDDAVRGSRAPFYAAYMDEERTERYGWMCGQDESFDVAMDTMERIECNTCRNRRKAARWDAAYL, translated from the coding sequence ATGGATCTTCGAGACGCGACGACGGACGACGTAGCGCAGATTCGGTCGGTCGCCGAGCAGTCGATGACTTCCTCCTACGGACACGCCATCGACGAGGCGACCATCGACGAGGCGGTGGAAGAGTGGTACGACGCCGACGCGGTGGGCGACGCCTTGGAAGAGGAGGAGTCGGTGTTCGTCGTCGCCGTCGACGACGGCGAGGTGGTCGGGTTCGTCCAGGCGTACGTGTCGACGGGACAGGTTGTCGTCGGCGAGATAGACTGGCTTCACGTGCTCCCGGAACACCGCGGCGAGGGTATCGGTACGCAACTGCTCAAGCGCGTCGAGCAGGTGCTCAGTGACCGGGGGGTTGACCTCATCGAGGGTCGCGTGCTGACGGACAACGAGGCGGGCGCCGACTTCTACGCCGAACAGGGGTACGAAGAAGCGAGCGAACGGACCATCGGAATCGGCGGCGAGGAGTTCGACGAGGTGGAGTACGTCAAGCGCCTCGGCGGCGAGGACGAACCGGCGCTGACCGAGGAACGAACCATCGAGGACGGAACGACGGTGTACGTGGCGTACGACGACGCCGTTCGCGGGTCGAGAGCGCCGTTCTACGCCGCCTACATGGACGAGGAGCGCACGGAACGCTACGGGTGGATGTGCGGGCAGGACGAGAGCTTCGACGTGGCGATGGACACGATGGAGCGCATCGAGTGTAACACCTGCCGGAACCGCCGGAAGGCGGCGCGGTGGGACGCCGCGTACCTCTGA
- a CDS encoding acetate uptake transporter has protein sequence MPRDTELANPAPLGLIGFALTTFVIGLIESGWLTSEGAIHTLIPLAMAYGGTIQLFAGLLAFRTGNTFETTGFCTYGAYWWWWGLTELFAANGILDPSGTANGVVLVGFGVITTYLWFSTFNLNWALWFVFLTLALTFYFVGFGTWLGLSWGNVVGGYVAMVTSLAAAYVSFAEVTNWTFADSKLPLGGTPFGGSSASSASSSD, from the coding sequence ATGCCACGGGACACCGAACTCGCGAACCCGGCGCCCCTCGGCCTCATCGGGTTCGCGCTCACGACGTTCGTCATCGGACTCATCGAGTCCGGGTGGTTGACCTCCGAGGGTGCCATCCACACCCTCATCCCCCTCGCGATGGCGTACGGGGGGACGATTCAACTGTTCGCGGGGCTGCTCGCGTTCCGGACGGGCAACACCTTCGAGACGACCGGGTTCTGTACGTACGGCGCGTACTGGTGGTGGTGGGGCCTCACCGAACTGTTCGCGGCCAACGGCATCCTCGACCCGAGCGGTACCGCCAACGGCGTCGTTCTGGTCGGGTTCGGCGTCATCACGACCTACCTCTGGTTCAGCACGTTCAACCTGAACTGGGCCCTCTGGTTCGTGTTCCTCACGCTGGCGCTCACGTTCTACTTCGTCGGCTTCGGGACGTGGCTCGGCCTCTCGTGGGGCAACGTCGTCGGCGGCTACGTCGCGATGGTGACGTCGCTGGCCGCGGCGTACGTCAGTTTCGCCGAGGTGACGAACTGGACGTTCGCCGACTCGAAACTGCCCCTCGGGGGGACGCCGTTCGGCGGGTCGTCCGCGTCGTCGGCGTCGAGCAGCGACTGA
- a CDS encoding long-chain-fatty-acid--CoA ligase: MEKPLLVTDFLDRARRHYGGQEAVVATTGERYTYDELGERADGYSAALSARGVVKGDRVAVLDPNTHYHLEAAYGAMQLGAVHTPLNYRLVPADYEYILNDAGVKAVYADHAYAEKIEAVREDVPTETFITNDPEAVDGEWLSFDDLVAESTDYDRPEMAEEDLITINYTSGTTGDPKGVCRTHRTETLHAYLISNHQNVSDDDVYLWTLPMFHVNGWGHLYAVTGAGAKHVCTRGVDAEWIFDTVREEDVSYLCAAPTVLNMLMDHYDQQGGVETTGDAPVRAATAGAAPPEATIRTVEDEFGWYLMHVYGATETGPLITTSDARRFFEDDSDDRFAVKKQQGIGYLGTDVRVVDEDGEDVTPDGQTVGEIVVRGNQVMDRYWNKPEETEEAFTDRLEGYYHMGDLAVVDENGFVTIQDRKKDIIISGGENISSIELEDTLFDHEAVGDVAVIPMPSEEWGESPKAFVVPANGDVANPGVTAEELIAFTRERIATYKAPKEVAFVAELPKTATGKIQKYELREEEWADEDRMVGEG; this comes from the coding sequence ATGGAGAAACCACTGCTCGTCACGGACTTTCTGGACCGGGCGCGGCGGCACTACGGCGGTCAGGAGGCGGTCGTCGCGACGACCGGGGAGCGGTACACGTACGACGAACTCGGCGAACGCGCCGACGGCTACTCGGCGGCCCTCTCGGCGCGCGGCGTCGTGAAGGGCGACAGGGTGGCTGTGCTGGACCCGAACACGCACTACCACCTGGAGGCGGCCTACGGGGCGATGCAACTCGGGGCGGTGCATACGCCGCTGAACTACCGCCTCGTCCCGGCGGACTACGAGTACATCCTGAACGACGCGGGCGTGAAGGCGGTGTACGCCGACCACGCGTACGCGGAGAAGATAGAGGCGGTGCGCGAGGACGTGCCCACGGAGACGTTCATCACGAACGACCCCGAGGCGGTCGACGGCGAGTGGCTCTCGTTCGACGATCTCGTCGCGGAGTCGACCGACTACGACCGCCCGGAGATGGCCGAGGAGGACCTCATCACCATCAACTACACCTCGGGGACGACGGGCGACCCGAAGGGCGTCTGTCGGACCCACAGAACGGAGACGCTGCACGCCTACCTCATCAGCAACCACCAGAACGTCTCCGACGACGACGTCTACCTCTGGACGCTCCCGATGTTCCACGTCAACGGCTGGGGGCATCTCTACGCCGTCACGGGCGCGGGCGCGAAGCACGTCTGCACCCGCGGCGTCGACGCCGAGTGGATATTCGACACCGTCCGCGAGGAGGACGTCTCCTACCTGTGCGCCGCGCCGACGGTGCTGAACATGCTGATGGACCACTACGACCAGCAGGGTGGCGTGGAGACGACGGGCGACGCGCCCGTCCGCGCGGCCACGGCGGGGGCGGCCCCGCCCGAGGCGACCATCCGCACCGTCGAGGACGAGTTCGGCTGGTACCTCATGCACGTCTACGGGGCGACGGAAACCGGACCGCTCATCACCACCTCCGACGCGCGCCGCTTCTTCGAGGACGACAGCGACGACCGCTTCGCGGTGAAGAAACAGCAGGGCATCGGCTACCTCGGAACGGATGTGCGCGTCGTCGACGAGGACGGCGAGGACGTGACGCCGGACGGACAGACCGTCGGCGAAATCGTCGTGCGCGGCAACCAGGTGATGGACCGCTACTGGAACAAGCCCGAGGAGACCGAGGAGGCGTTCACCGACCGACTGGAGGGGTACTACCACATGGGCGATTTAGCCGTCGTCGACGAGAACGGCTTCGTCACCATCCAGGACAGAAAGAAGGATATCATCATCTCGGGCGGGGAGAACATCTCCAGCATCGAACTGGAGGACACGCTGTTCGACCACGAGGCGGTCGGCGACGTGGCCGTCATCCCGATGCCCTCCGAGGAGTGGGGGGAGTCGCCGAAGGCGTTCGTCGTGCCGGCCAACGGCGACGTGGCGAATCCCGGCGTGACCGCGGAGGAACTCATCGCGTTCACCCGCGAGCGCATCGCGACGTACAAGGCGCCCAAGGAGGTCGCGTTCGTCGCCGAACTGCCGAAGACGGCCACCGGAAAGATACAGAAGTACGAACTCCGCGAGGAGGAGTGGGCGGACGAAGACCGGATGGTCGGGGAGGGTTAG
- a CDS encoding branched-chain amino acid ABC transporter permease encodes MSVLSELLVILLNGLQQGAIYVLLAVGLSIILGTLKFVNFAHGALYLIGTYAGLFIALDVTLSSGKLQEWGYADIGLGWGFLAALILVPILVFAIGLLMERLLARSFYDRPDTDQILVTFGLAIVVQELFRVLFGSNSLPFNQPEYILSVIPVSGPMTLPIVGQFPRWRLWVIGITAVLVGLVYLLVEHTDFGLVVRAGTRDAEMVRLLGIKISRPYLVVFGIGAALAGVAGVVGGPLNVVNPTVGMDILVPAFLTVVIGGVGTIAGAVVGGLVIGLTQAALIGLPALTIGSFTLNFSPWAQVGLYAIAAIILLVRPQGILGDEEVAP; translated from the coding sequence GTGAGCGTCCTCTCGGAGCTGTTGGTCATCCTGCTGAACGGGCTTCAGCAGGGGGCTATCTACGTGCTCCTCGCCGTCGGCCTCTCTATCATCCTCGGGACGCTGAAATTCGTCAACTTCGCGCACGGTGCGCTCTACCTCATCGGGACGTACGCGGGGCTCTTCATCGCCCTCGACGTCACCCTCTCCTCGGGGAAACTCCAGGAGTGGGGCTACGCCGACATCGGCCTCGGCTGGGGGTTCCTCGCGGCGCTGATATTAGTCCCGATACTGGTGTTCGCCATCGGCCTCCTGATGGAGCGACTGCTCGCGCGGTCGTTCTACGACCGACCCGACACCGACCAGATTCTGGTCACCTTCGGGCTGGCTATCGTCGTCCAGGAACTGTTCCGCGTCCTGTTCGGCAGCAACAGCCTCCCGTTCAACCAACCCGAGTACATCCTCTCGGTCATCCCCGTCTCCGGTCCGATGACGCTGCCCATCGTCGGGCAGTTCCCGCGCTGGCGGCTGTGGGTCATCGGTATCACCGCCGTCCTCGTGGGTCTCGTCTACCTGCTCGTCGAGCACACCGACTTCGGCCTCGTCGTCCGCGCGGGGACGCGCGACGCCGAGATGGTCCGCCTGCTCGGCATCAAGATATCACGGCCGTACCTCGTCGTCTTCGGCATCGGCGCCGCCCTCGCGGGCGTCGCGGGCGTCGTCGGCGGCCCGCTGAACGTCGTCAATCCCACCGTCGGGATGGACATCCTCGTGCCCGCGTTCCTCACCGTCGTCATCGGCGGCGTCGGCACCATCGCGGGCGCGGTGGTCGGCGGCCTCGTCATCGGACTGACGCAGGCGGCGCTCATCGGCCTCCCCGCGCTCACCATCGGGTCGTTCACGCTGAACTTCTCGCCGTGGGCGCAGGTGGGGCTGTACGCCATCGCGGCGATCATCCTGCTCGTCAGACCGCAGGGTATCCTCGGTGACGAGGAGGTGGCGCCGTGA
- a CDS encoding ABC transporter ATP-binding protein, producing MSLLDVSNVDAYYGESHILRDVTMTVEEGEICALLGRNGAGKTTTLRSIAGATPPDVRDGTVTFKGRDITGTPAEDVSAGGISLVPEERRIFPNLTVAENLHLAEVVRNKSNTWGRSLSFDHEGMSTEDVYAQFPRLDERRSQRAGTLSGGEQQMLAIARALKQSTDLLLLDEPYEGLAPKIIEDVEDAVRKISDDGTTILLVEQNAAAAIKLADRAYVIDQGGIVFDGTAEELRADEATRERYLGV from the coding sequence ATGAGTTTACTGGACGTTTCGAACGTCGACGCCTACTACGGCGAGAGCCACATCCTCCGCGACGTGACGATGACCGTCGAGGAGGGGGAGATATGCGCGCTGCTCGGGCGCAACGGCGCGGGCAAGACGACGACGCTGCGCTCCATCGCCGGCGCGACGCCGCCCGACGTCCGCGACGGCACGGTCACGTTCAAGGGCCGCGACATCACCGGGACGCCCGCGGAGGACGTTTCGGCGGGCGGCATCTCCTTGGTTCCCGAGGAGCGGCGCATCTTCCCGAACCTCACCGTCGCGGAGAACCTCCACCTCGCGGAGGTCGTGCGGAACAAATCCAACACGTGGGGGCGGTCGCTCTCGTTCGACCACGAGGGGATGTCCACCGAGGACGTGTACGCGCAGTTCCCCCGCCTCGACGAGCGACGGAGCCAACGGGCGGGGACGCTCTCGGGCGGCGAGCAACAGATGCTCGCCATCGCGCGCGCCCTGAAGCAGAGTACCGACCTGCTCCTCCTTGACGAACCGTACGAGGGGCTCGCGCCGAAAATCATCGAGGACGTGGAGGACGCCGTTCGGAAAATCAGCGACGACGGAACGACCATCCTCCTCGTCGAGCAGAACGCCGCGGCGGCCATCAAACTCGCCGACCGCGCCTACGTCATCGACCAGGGCGGCATCGTCTTCGACGGCACCGCCGAGGAACTCCGCGCCGACGAGGCGACGCGCGAGCGGTATCTGGGGGTCTGA
- the acs gene encoding acetate--CoA ligase translates to MSDGDGELEARLVEQEEFEPSDEFVEQANVSDPDIYEEFEENWPQCWERAAEMLDWYDDYDTVLDDSEGPFYEWFQGGTLNASYNCVDRHVENGDGDRTAINWEGEHGDTRTYTYEDLQREVNEFASALRDLGVEEDDVVTLYMPMVPELPIAMLACARIGAPHSVVFAGFSADALATRMNSADSRFLVTCDGYYRRGDALDHMEKANEGLGGVDHGVDATVVVDRLGEDGFDRDLKGNQHDWDELTADHEGETVDPVERDAEDMLFLMYTSGTTGEPKGVKHTTAGYLAYTSWTSHSVLDLKPEDTYWCSADIGWITGHSYIVYGPLSLGTTTVMYEGTPDFPERDRLWEMVEEYSVDVFYTAPTAIRAFMKWGSQFPDDHDLSSLRLLGTVGEPINPRAWKWYYQHIGDEECPIVDTWWQTETGGMMVTTLPGVGTMKPGSAGPPLPGIDARIVDTEGEEVEPGRAGYLTVNKPWPGMLRTLYDNDDRFLSEYWEEYSDPDADEWVYFPEDGAKIDEDGYITILGRVDDVLNVSGHRLGTMEIESAIVGVEGVAEAAVVGGDHEVKGEAVYAYVILEDGYDESEEMRERIIEGVEDAIGPIARPEQVVFTPELPKTRSGKIMRRLLEEIANEEEIGDTTTLRNPEIVKDIQTKVSGD, encoded by the coding sequence ATGTCAGACGGAGACGGAGAACTAGAGGCTCGGTTAGTTGAGCAAGAGGAGTTCGAACCGTCCGACGAGTTCGTCGAGCAGGCGAACGTCTCCGACCCGGACATCTACGAGGAGTTCGAGGAGAATTGGCCGCAGTGCTGGGAGCGCGCGGCCGAGATGTTGGACTGGTACGACGACTACGACACGGTGCTGGACGACTCCGAAGGGCCGTTCTACGAGTGGTTCCAGGGCGGCACGCTGAACGCGTCGTACAACTGCGTCGACCGGCACGTCGAGAACGGCGACGGCGACCGCACGGCCATCAACTGGGAGGGCGAACACGGCGACACGCGCACGTACACCTACGAGGACCTCCAGCGAGAGGTGAACGAGTTCGCCTCGGCGCTCCGCGACCTCGGGGTCGAGGAGGACGACGTGGTGACCCTGTACATGCCGATGGTGCCGGAACTCCCCATCGCCATGCTCGCCTGCGCCCGCATCGGCGCGCCCCACTCCGTGGTGTTCGCCGGGTTCTCGGCGGACGCCCTCGCCACGCGGATGAACTCCGCGGACTCCCGGTTCCTCGTCACCTGCGACGGCTACTACCGCCGCGGCGACGCCCTCGACCACATGGAGAAGGCCAACGAGGGCCTGGGCGGCGTCGACCACGGCGTCGACGCCACCGTCGTCGTCGATAGACTCGGCGAGGACGGCTTCGACCGCGACCTGAAGGGTAACCAGCACGACTGGGACGAGTTGACGGCCGACCACGAGGGCGAGACGGTCGACCCCGTCGAACGCGACGCCGAGGACATGCTGTTTCTCATGTACACCTCGGGAACGACAGGCGAACCGAAGGGGGTCAAACACACCACCGCCGGCTACCTCGCGTACACCTCATGGACGTCGCACTCCGTTCTCGACCTGAAACCCGAGGACACCTACTGGTGCTCCGCCGACATCGGGTGGATTACGGGCCACTCCTACATCGTCTACGGACCGCTCTCCCTCGGGACGACGACGGTGATGTACGAGGGAACGCCCGACTTCCCCGAACGGGACCGCCTGTGGGAGATGGTCGAGGAGTACTCCGTCGACGTGTTCTACACCGCGCCGACGGCCATCCGCGCGTTCATGAAGTGGGGCTCGCAGTTCCCCGACGACCACGACCTGTCGTCGCTGCGACTGCTCGGGACCGTCGGCGAACCCATCAACCCGCGCGCGTGGAAGTGGTACTACCAGCACATCGGGGACGAGGAATGTCCCATCGTCGACACGTGGTGGCAGACCGAGACGGGCGGGATGATGGTCACCACCTTACCCGGCGTCGGCACGATGAAACCCGGGTCCGCCGGACCGCCGCTCCCCGGTATCGACGCCCGCATCGTCGATACGGAGGGAGAGGAGGTCGAACCCGGACGCGCGGGCTACCTCACGGTGAACAAGCCGTGGCCCGGGATGCTCCGGACGCTGTACGACAACGACGACCGCTTCCTCTCGGAGTACTGGGAGGAGTACTCCGACCCGGACGCCGACGAGTGGGTGTACTTCCCGGAGGACGGTGCGAAGATAGACGAGGACGGCTACATCACCATCCTCGGTCGCGTCGACGACGTGTTGAACGTCTCCGGTCATCGGTTGGGGACAATGGAGATAGAGTCGGCCATCGTCGGCGTCGAGGGCGTCGCGGAGGCGGCCGTCGTCGGCGGCGACCACGAGGTGAAAGGCGAGGCCGTCTACGCCTACGTCATCCTCGAAGACGGCTACGACGAGTCGGAGGAGATGCGCGAGCGAATCATCGAGGGGGTCGAGGACGCCATCGGTCCCATCGCGCGCCCCGAACAGGTGGTCTTCACGCCCGAACTGCCGAAGACGCGGTCCGGGAAGATCATGCGCCGCCTCCTCGAAGAGATAGCGAACGAGGAGGAGATCGGCGACACCACGACCCTGCGGAATCCCGAGATCGTCAAGGACATCCAGACGAAGGTTAGCGGCGACTGA
- a CDS encoding branched-chain amino acid ABC transporter permease, whose amino-acid sequence MSDPKTTSDGGTVVADESLTSRWERIREREATVVGLTAVAVALFPWLFARAPVVSDVLLGYQSLATLILIWGIFAIGFDLLLGYTGLLSFGHAAFWGGAAYAAGVVANNVSADPIVMVLSGTVFAVLLAWVLGFLSLRRGGIYFSILTLAFAQMLYYMSAAPLAFLTGGENGLTGISVTPLFGLFHLESDLPTFAGELLGTWLYLYVGVFAVLAVAAAYRILNSPYGMVFRAIRENEQRAEFVGLNVWRYKLMAFVISGAFAGVAGSLFTIHGSYVPLQSLYWTESGEIVIMTVLGGTASLFGPVLGAGIYLYVENIVSGVQQLTVPFTDIVLINDFGTYWHLLLGLVFVVVIWAAPRGIWGAISDARAFVRGLVGGERR is encoded by the coding sequence GTGAGCGACCCCAAGACGACGAGCGACGGCGGCACCGTCGTCGCCGACGAGAGCCTCACGTCGCGCTGGGAGCGGATCCGCGAACGCGAGGCGACGGTGGTCGGCCTCACCGCCGTCGCCGTGGCGCTGTTCCCGTGGCTGTTCGCCCGCGCGCCCGTCGTCAGCGACGTCCTGCTCGGCTACCAGTCGCTCGCCACACTCATCCTCATCTGGGGCATCTTCGCCATCGGCTTCGACCTCCTGTTGGGCTACACCGGTCTGCTGTCGTTCGGTCACGCGGCGTTCTGGGGCGGCGCGGCGTACGCGGCGGGCGTCGTCGCAAACAACGTCTCCGCCGACCCCATCGTGATGGTGCTCTCGGGGACGGTGTTCGCCGTCCTGCTCGCGTGGGTGCTCGGATTCCTGTCGCTGCGCCGCGGCGGCATCTACTTCAGTATCCTCACGCTGGCGTTCGCGCAGATGCTCTACTACATGTCCGCGGCGCCGCTGGCGTTTCTCACCGGCGGGGAGAACGGCCTCACGGGAATCTCCGTGACGCCGCTGTTCGGGCTGTTCCACCTCGAATCGGACCTTCCGACGTTCGCGGGCGAACTGCTCGGCACGTGGCTCTACCTCTACGTCGGCGTCTTCGCCGTCCTCGCCGTCGCGGCGGCGTACCGCATCCTGAACTCGCCGTACGGGATGGTGTTCCGCGCCATCCGCGAGAACGAACAGCGCGCGGAGTTCGTCGGACTCAACGTCTGGCGGTACAAGCTGATGGCGTTCGTCATCTCCGGCGCGTTCGCCGGCGTCGCGGGTAGTCTGTTCACCATCCACGGCTCCTACGTTCCGCTCCAGTCGCTGTACTGGACGGAGTCCGGCGAAATCGTCATCATGACCGTGCTCGGCGGCACCGCCTCCCTGTTCGGCCCCGTCCTCGGCGCGGGCATCTACCTCTATGTCGAGAACATCGTCAGCGGGGTCCAACAGCTGACGGTGCCGTTCACCGACATCGTCCTCATCAACGACTTCGGGACGTACTGGCACCTGCTCCTCGGCCTCGTGTTCGTCGTCGTCATCTGGGCCGCCCCCCGCGGCATCTGGGGGGCGATTTCGGACGCGCGCGCGTTCGTCCGCGGCCTCGTCGGGGGTGAGCGCCGATGA
- a CDS encoding DUF7576 family protein, with protein MALSEYAGRSPRGEEDATVVRVVPHRLWRPGRTRTEPCANCGEEMVLSEEHLLVVVDERGTRTRRYFREESCIRAWLDGK; from the coding sequence ATGGCGCTCTCAGAGTACGCCGGGCGGTCGCCGCGGGGCGAGGAGGATGCGACGGTGGTCCGCGTCGTTCCGCACCGACTGTGGCGTCCCGGGCGAACGCGGACCGAACCGTGCGCGAACTGCGGCGAGGAGATGGTCCTCTCGGAGGAACACCTCCTCGTGGTCGTCGACGAACGGGGGACGCGGACCCGCCGCTACTTTCGCGAAGAGTCGTGTATCCGCGCGTGGTTGGACGGGAAGTGA
- a CDS encoding ABC transporter ATP-binding protein — protein MSSEPEPSGSESGPGPESDSASEPRADTSSLLETRGLVKEFGGLVATDDVSIDVKRGERVSVIGPNGAGKSTLINLITRRLDPTDGDILFKGESIVKLKPHQVVQRGISKSFQTASIFPDLTVMENAEIAALAAENGEFGFNFLTHRDKLTSVHELAEDTLESVGLLSRAGTTAADLPYGDKRRLEIGIALAAEPDLLLMDEPTAGMSPEETQATVDLIEEVKEELGLTFVLVEHDMEIVFSVSDRIVVLNRGRVIAEGTPDEIRGNPDVQEAYLGGVEL, from the coding sequence ATGAGTTCCGAGCCCGAACCGTCCGGGTCCGAGTCCGGACCCGGCCCCGAGTCCGACTCCGCCTCCGAACCGCGAGCGGACACGTCGTCGCTCCTGGAGACGCGCGGCCTCGTCAAGGAGTTCGGCGGCCTCGTCGCTACCGACGACGTGAGCATCGACGTCAAGCGGGGCGAACGCGTCTCCGTCATCGGCCCCAACGGCGCGGGCAAGTCGACGCTCATCAACCTCATCACGCGCCGCCTCGACCCGACGGACGGCGACATCCTGTTCAAGGGCGAGTCCATCGTGAAGCTGAAACCGCACCAGGTGGTCCAACGCGGCATCTCGAAGTCGTTCCAGACCGCTTCCATCTTCCCGGACCTCACCGTGATGGAAAACGCCGAAATAGCCGCCCTCGCCGCTGAGAACGGCGAGTTCGGTTTCAACTTCCTCACCCACCGCGACAAGCTCACGAGCGTCCACGAACTCGCGGAGGATACCTTGGAGTCCGTCGGCCTGCTGTCCCGCGCGGGGACGACGGCGGCGGACCTGCCGTACGGCGACAAGCGACGCCTCGAAATCGGCATCGCGCTGGCGGCCGAACCCGACCTCCTCCTGATGGACGAACCCACGGCGGGGATGTCCCCCGAGGAGACGCAGGCGACGGTCGACCTCATCGAGGAGGTCAAAGAGGAACTCGGTCTCACCTTCGTCCTCGTCGAACACGACATGGAAATTGTCTTCAGCGTCTCCGACCGCATCGTCGTGCTCAACCGCGGGCGCGTCATCGCCGAGGGCACCCCCGACGAGATTCGGGGGAATCCGGACGTCCAGGAGGCCTACCTCGGAGGTGTCGAGCTATGA
- a CDS encoding substrate-binding protein, with translation MARDDKSLNRRDVLKAAGASTVGIAGLAGCSGGGGGGEQGGDGTGGGGGGSGDGGGGGSDDYPALGNYPIEGDTATFGFNVPQSGPYASEGQDELRAYQLAVTHLNEGGGWVDTQFDDLSGDGVLGYRIDYVDGDTATDADTARQSASRMIQRDGAIMVSGGSSSAVAIAVQGLCQNENVLFMACLTHSNDTTGKDCARYGFREMFNAYMTGQALAPVVRDAYGEDLQFYQLYADYSWGQTQQASMEQFMTDVAGWEQVESVATPLGTSDYQSYLSEAANSGADVLILNHYGLDGANSVQQAVDAGIDSDMEILVPLYNRPMAEAAGGAIEGIYGTVAWDSQIDNEPSNQFTQAFQDEYDRTPSGPAQLAYAQTLQYAAAAERAGTFYPPEVIKQLEGYEYSNIGMGQETMRACDHQAQRDVPVVQGLSASEQSQGRYFEIVNVTSREDLGYACDEGPAAECELGPAE, from the coding sequence ATGGCACGAGATGACAAGTCTCTCAACCGGAGGGACGTGTTGAAGGCGGCGGGTGCGAGTACGGTCGGTATCGCCGGGCTGGCGGGGTGCTCCGGCGGTGGTGGCGGCGGTGAACAGGGCGGCGACGGAACGGGCGGCGGTGGCGGCGGGTCCGGGGACGGTGGCGGCGGTGGCAGCGACGACTACCCCGCGCTCGGCAACTACCCCATCGAGGGCGACACGGCGACGTTCGGGTTCAACGTCCCGCAGTCCGGTCCGTACGCCTCGGAGGGGCAGGACGAACTCCGGGCGTATCAACTGGCGGTCACGCACCTCAACGAGGGCGGCGGCTGGGTCGACACCCAGTTCGACGACCTGTCGGGTGACGGCGTCCTCGGCTATCGGATAGACTACGTGGACGGGGACACGGCGACGGACGCCGACACGGCGCGGCAGTCCGCCTCGCGGATGATTCAGCGCGACGGCGCCATCATGGTCTCCGGCGGGTCGTCCTCGGCGGTGGCCATCGCGGTGCAGGGGCTCTGTCAGAACGAGAACGTGCTGTTCATGGCGTGTCTGACCCACTCGAACGACACGACGGGCAAAGACTGCGCGCGCTACGGGTTCCGCGAGATGTTCAACGCCTACATGACCGGCCAGGCGCTCGCGCCCGTGGTCAGAGACGCGTACGGCGAGGACCTCCAGTTCTACCAGTTGTACGCCGACTACAGTTGGGGGCAGACCCAGCAGGCGTCGATGGAGCAGTTCATGACCGACGTCGCCGGCTGGGAACAGGTCGAGAGCGTGGCGACGCCGCTGGGGACGAGCGACTACCAGTCGTACCTCTCGGAGGCGGCCAACTCCGGGGCGGACGTGCTCATTCTGAACCACTACGGTCTCGACGGCGCGAACTCCGTCCAACAGGCCGTCGACGCCGGCATCGACAGCGACATGGAGATTCTCGTCCCGCTGTACAACCGGCCGATGGCCGAGGCGGCGGGCGGCGCCATCGAGGGTATCTACGGCACGGTGGCGTGGGACTCCCAGATAGACAACGAGCCGTCCAACCAGTTCACGCAGGCGTTCCAAGACGAGTACGACCGCACTCCCTCGGGGCCGGCGCAGTTAGCGTACGCGCAGACGCTCCAGTACGCCGCCGCCGCCGAGCGCGCGGGGACGTTCTACCCACCGGAGGTCATCAAACAGCTCGAAGGCTACGAGTACAGCAACATCGGCATGGGTCAGGAGACGATGCGCGCCTGCGACCACCAGGCCCAGCGCGACGTGCCCGTCGTCCAAGGACTGTCGGCGTCCGAGCAGTCACAGGGCCGGTACTTCGAGATTGTCAACGTCACCAGCCGAGAAGACCTCGGCTACGCCTGCGACGAAGGCCCCGCCGCGGAGTGCGAACTCGGACCCGCGGAGTAA